The Virgibacillus phasianinus genome includes a window with the following:
- a CDS encoding exo-beta-N-acetylmuramidase NamZ family protein, whose translation MKLGKIFILVVVLMLFMASSFATTSVEGKSSNKGNAKVTPGIEVLLNNKLEWVKGKRVGLITNPTGVNSNLESSIDLLYNHPDVNLTALFGPEHGIRGDQEAGEYVESYIDEKTGLPVYSLYGPTWKPTEEMLKNVDVLLFDIQDIGSNVYTYVYTLGFAMEAAAEFDKELIVLDRPNPIGGTKVEGPVRSEDAVSFMGRFLLPVRHGMTVGELATMWNHEYSMGVDLKVVKMKGWKRNMHFEDTGLPWVMTSPNIPTMETAYLYAGTELLDDTSLTTGLGTTRPFELVGAPWIDGEALAEEMNKRDIPGVNFRSAYFTPMFGKYKGELVGGVQVHMDDPSQIDLVALGLHLVDAMRDQNPEQFEMTPSYTNLIGDHGVPNMIMNDEPVELIMESWKDELDTWVTEVRNQYLLYNPYPSGAQPYKEKGSLGILPLDLTAAPGESVDLTVRGYDKDGEKLKIDPSKIEWSVSDDIGYVGNGIFHAMNAGQGKVVATYGDYTASRDVEVSATQVENIRYGIHEAYSRIVFDLNKTVNNFEIEEKVDKLLLKIPYGEIGGELNDQGGSVIINNSPVISSIDYHYQNDMFIATFNLKADTIDYATPEFSSRIVVDLKH comes from the coding sequence GTGAAGTTAGGTAAAATTTTTATTTTAGTAGTCGTTTTAATGTTGTTTATGGCATCTTCGTTTGCAACTACTAGTGTAGAGGGAAAAAGCAGTAATAAAGGTAATGCAAAGGTAACACCTGGCATCGAGGTATTATTGAACAATAAATTGGAATGGGTGAAGGGTAAAAGGGTCGGATTAATAACTAATCCTACAGGGGTTAACAGCAATTTGGAAAGCAGCATTGATTTATTGTATAACCATCCAGACGTTAATTTGACTGCATTATTTGGACCGGAGCATGGTATTCGGGGAGATCAAGAGGCTGGGGAATATGTAGAATCGTATATTGATGAGAAAACTGGGTTGCCTGTATATAGTTTATATGGACCAACATGGAAACCTACAGAAGAAATGCTGAAGAATGTTGATGTGTTGCTATTTGACATCCAGGATATTGGTTCAAATGTTTATACGTATGTTTACACCTTAGGTTTTGCTATGGAGGCAGCTGCAGAATTTGATAAAGAACTAATTGTATTGGATAGACCTAATCCAATTGGTGGAACAAAGGTGGAGGGACCGGTACGCTCTGAAGATGCAGTCAGTTTCATGGGAAGGTTTCTACTCCCGGTTAGACATGGAATGACCGTTGGTGAATTGGCAACTATGTGGAATCATGAATATAGCATGGGTGTGGATTTGAAAGTTGTTAAAATGAAAGGATGGAAAAGAAATATGCATTTTGAAGACACTGGTCTTCCATGGGTAATGACTTCCCCTAACATTCCGACTATGGAAACGGCTTATTTATATGCGGGTACTGAGTTATTGGACGATACTTCTCTGACTACAGGACTCGGGACTACCAGGCCGTTTGAACTGGTTGGTGCGCCTTGGATTGATGGTGAAGCTTTAGCAGAGGAAATGAACAAACGGGATATACCAGGAGTGAATTTTAGGTCAGCTTATTTCACCCCCATGTTTGGTAAATATAAGGGAGAACTGGTCGGAGGAGTACAGGTGCATATGGATGATCCATCACAGATTGATTTAGTTGCACTAGGATTACATTTAGTCGATGCGATGCGCGATCAGAATCCGGAACAGTTTGAAATGACCCCAAGTTACACCAATCTGATTGGTGACCATGGAGTTCCAAACATGATTATGAATGATGAACCAGTTGAACTGATTATGGAGTCATGGAAGGATGAATTAGATACATGGGTTACGGAAGTGCGAAACCAATATCTATTATACAATCCTTATCCGAGTGGAGCACAGCCGTATAAAGAAAAGGGTTCGCTAGGGATTTTACCGTTAGATTTAACGGCTGCACCTGGTGAAAGTGTTGATTTAACTGTCCGAGGGTATGATAAAGATGGTGAAAAACTTAAAATTGACCCGTCAAAAATTGAATGGTCCGTTTCAGATGATATCGGGTATGTTGGAAATGGCATTTTTCACGCAATGAATGCAGGGCAAGGTAAAGTAGTAGCTACTTATGGTGATTATACTGCTAGTCGAGATGTTGAAGTGTCCGCCACTCAAGTGGAAAATATCCGATATGGGATACATGAGGCCTATTCGAGAATTGTATTTGATTTGAATAAAACGGTAAATAATTTTGAGATAGAAGAAAAAGTTGATAAATTATTGCTGAAAATACCTTACGGAGAAATTGGTGGAGAATTAAATGATCAAGGTGGTTCTGTTATTATCAATAATAGTCCAGTCATATCTAGCATAGATTAT
- a CDS encoding PTS lactose/cellobiose transporter subunit IIA, whose translation MNIENLSMKLILHAGNAKGYLHGALRDARNAEFDQIDLKVKQAANELLEAHNIQTKLIQEDAKNDLTSLPVILVHAQDHLMTVMSEKDLIEEMIEMYRKQHKMNVKLDELIDKAKLK comes from the coding sequence ATGAACATTGAAAATTTGTCAATGAAACTTATTTTGCATGCGGGAAATGCAAAAGGATATTTACACGGGGCATTGAGGGATGCAAGGAACGCAGAATTTGATCAAATTGATTTGAAAGTAAAACAAGCAGCAAATGAACTATTAGAGGCTCATAATATACAAACCAAGTTAATTCAGGAGGATGCTAAAAATGATTTAACAAGCTTGCCAGTAATTTTGGTCCATGCACAGGATCATTTGATGACTGTCATGTCAGAAAAGGATTTAATTGAAGAGATGATTGAAATGTATAGAAAGCAACATAAAATGAATGTGAAGTTGGATGAGTTAATAGACAAAGCTAAATTAAAGTAG
- a CDS encoding ChbG/HpnK family deacetylase produces the protein MKKFSSKIIVNADDFGLSPGVTAGILYAHHHDILTSTTAMVNTEFSRESLEDVKRYPRLGVGLHFVLDAGQPISSSVRSLTNHTGNFLKGKTLIEHAKKVDIKEELKAQLDLLYMRDIDVTHIDSHHHMHLHIPCAMEAVIEIAQIYDLPVRSFTETRLPGELISTDFLHYDFYGNESVTPEYLMNILSELQPGITEIMCHPAFMDPWLTKKSSYNYTRTKELEILVNNKIKNWIKKHSIDLIHYGGIANEH, from the coding sequence GTGAAAAAATTTTCATCAAAGATAATTGTAAATGCCGACGATTTTGGTCTTTCACCAGGCGTGACTGCAGGAATACTTTATGCACATCACCATGATATTCTAACTAGTACAACGGCGATGGTTAATACAGAATTTTCGAGGGAAAGTCTGGAAGATGTGAAAAGGTATCCTCGGCTTGGAGTTGGTTTGCACTTTGTTTTGGATGCTGGTCAACCAATATCTTCTTCAGTAAGAAGCCTGACTAACCATACTGGAAACTTTTTAAAAGGAAAAACGCTTATCGAACATGCTAAAAAGGTGGATATTAAAGAGGAACTTAAGGCTCAACTTGATTTACTCTATATGCGGGATATAGATGTGACCCACATTGACAGTCACCATCACATGCACCTACATATACCTTGCGCGATGGAGGCAGTGATTGAAATTGCACAAATTTATGATCTTCCTGTCCGATCATTTACCGAAACAAGGCTACCAGGAGAATTAATTTCTACAGATTTTTTACACTATGATTTTTATGGAAATGAAAGTGTGACGCCCGAATATTTAATGAACATTCTATCCGAATTGCAACCTGGTATAACGGAAATTATGTGCCACCCTGCATTCATGGATCCATGGTTAACGAAAAAAAGCAGCTATAATTATACCAGAACCAAAGAGTTAGAAATTCTTGTAAACAACAAGATTAAAAACTGGATAAAAAAACATTCTATTGATCTAATCCATTATGGGGGAATAGCAAATGAACATTGA
- the celB gene encoding PTS cellobiose transporter subunit IIC, whose protein sequence is MNHFNAFMERYFMPIAGKMAEQRHLKAIRDGIIATMPLLIIGSIFLIISSPPIPAWSDFMAPFASALSIPVNATFGLIGLVAVFSIAYSLARSYKMDGLSAGVLSLSAFFVATPLTEEGNIPLNLMGSEGLFIAIVLALFTVEVYYFFEKRNIVIRMPESVPPSVWRAFSALIPGAAIITVVWGVDLILKSSFGLSLHGVVSAVLREPLQMFGSSLWGALVAIFLIHLLWSFGIHGISVVASVMAPIWYSLTEQNVAAQQAGEELPYIIGQPFMAIWWAVGGSGMALALTILFVWRSRSKHLKGLGRGSIWSSVFNISEPVIFGAPIVMNPILVIPFMLAPLAVGIITYFSMSIGLVGKPYIIVPWTTPPPFSGILTTGDWRGGVLMTFNILVAMTIYYPFFRLYDKQLLQEEKADNSAAASKEE, encoded by the coding sequence ATGAATCATTTTAACGCATTTATGGAACGTTATTTTATGCCGATTGCTGGTAAAATGGCCGAACAGCGTCATTTAAAAGCAATTCGGGATGGGATTATTGCTACAATGCCTTTACTGATCATTGGAAGTATTTTTTTAATCATTTCTTCACCACCGATACCGGCATGGTCTGATTTTATGGCTCCTTTTGCATCGGCTTTAAGCATCCCCGTGAATGCCACTTTTGGACTTATTGGTCTAGTGGCAGTATTTTCAATTGCTTATAGTTTGGCTAGAAGTTATAAAATGGATGGACTATCAGCTGGTGTTCTAAGTTTATCTGCATTTTTTGTTGCAACACCTCTTACTGAAGAGGGCAATATTCCATTAAATTTAATGGGCAGTGAGGGTTTGTTTATTGCTATTGTGTTAGCACTCTTTACGGTGGAAGTATATTATTTCTTTGAAAAAAGAAATATTGTTATTCGGATGCCAGAAAGTGTTCCTCCTTCTGTTTGGCGTGCTTTTTCGGCTCTTATACCAGGTGCTGCTATTATCACGGTTGTTTGGGGCGTAGATCTCATCCTGAAAAGCTCATTTGGCCTATCCTTACACGGTGTAGTGAGTGCGGTGCTGCGTGAACCATTGCAAATGTTTGGCAGCAGTTTGTGGGGAGCTTTAGTTGCTATTTTTCTTATTCATTTGCTATGGTCATTTGGTATCCATGGAATTTCAGTTGTTGCCAGTGTTATGGCACCGATTTGGTACAGTTTAACTGAACAAAATGTAGCGGCCCAACAGGCTGGGGAAGAATTGCCATATATTATAGGGCAGCCGTTCATGGCAATCTGGTGGGCTGTCGGAGGATCAGGTATGGCTTTAGCCTTAACAATTTTGTTTGTTTGGCGTTCTCGTTCAAAACATTTAAAAGGTTTAGGTAGAGGTTCTATATGGTCAAGCGTATTTAATATCAGCGAACCAGTTATATTTGGAGCCCCTATTGTAATGAATCCAATTCTGGTGATTCCATTTATGCTTGCTCCATTAGCTGTTGGGATAATAACATATTTTTCAATGTCAATTGGATTAGTTGGAAAGCCTTATATCATTGTCCCATGGACAACGCCTCCTCCATTTTCTGGGATTCTAACAACAGGTGACTGGCGTGGTGGTGTATTAATGACTTTTAATATATTAGTCGCAATGACTATATATTATCCATTTTTTCGGTTATATGATAAGCAGCTTCTTCAAGAGGAAAAAGCGGATAATTCAGCTGCAGCTTCTAAAGAAGAGTAA
- a CDS encoding PTS sugar transporter subunit IIB: MKITLLCALGMSTSLLVEKMKKEASKRGIEVEIEAHSVDNIEEQLKIADVILLGPQIRYKKNELYSKAKAANTPIDIVDMKSYGMLNGEKVLDQALELI, translated from the coding sequence ATGAAAATTACATTGTTATGTGCTTTAGGAATGAGTACAAGTTTGCTTGTCGAGAAAATGAAAAAGGAGGCAAGTAAAAGAGGTATCGAGGTTGAAATTGAAGCTCATTCGGTTGACAACATCGAAGAACAATTAAAAATAGCGGATGTAATTTTACTTGGGCCGCAAATCCGCTACAAAAAGAATGAGCTGTATTCAAAAGCTAAAGCGGCAAATACTCCAATTGATATAGTTGATATGAAATCTTACGGAATGCTAAATGGAGAAAAAGTGTTGGATCAAGCATTGGAATTAATTTAA
- a CDS encoding 6-phospho-beta-glucosidase gives MEMESLKIAVIGGGSSYTPELIEGIINVQDILNVSEIWLVDIPEGQEKLSVIENLSKRMVEKAKCPVKIIATLDRRDAIKGAKFIVTQIRVGQLKMRRNDEYISIKNGVIGQETTGSGGFMKALRTIPVMLDICRDIKELAPDAWLLNFTNPAGIITEAVLKHSDVKVVGLCNNPINFYKKFARTYNVDMKDVSINFTGINHLIWITDLYVKGRSKIEDILKGKSDSYEAKNIPSFGWESEFLQSLRAIPCGYHKYYYQTNQVLKEQLKQYRGNETRADQVQKVEKELFEIYKNPNLNEKPEALEQRGGAYYSEAAINIIKSIHLDTKEIHTLNVRNNGAISCLPNDVSIEVNCVVESHQITPLQVKETAPQIRGLMQVVKAYEELTVEAAVTGNRGTALQALTLHPLIPSFDRAKKIFDEMLEVNEQYLPLFNC, from the coding sequence ATGGAGATGGAATCACTTAAAATAGCTGTTATTGGGGGAGGGTCATCATATACACCAGAGTTAATAGAAGGGATAATAAATGTTCAGGATATACTGAACGTTTCTGAAATTTGGTTGGTGGATATTCCGGAAGGGCAAGAAAAGCTTTCTGTGATTGAAAACCTGTCCAAAAGAATGGTTGAAAAAGCAAAGTGTCCTGTTAAAATCATTGCAACATTAGATCGAAGGGATGCAATCAAAGGTGCTAAGTTTATTGTTACCCAGATTAGAGTAGGTCAATTAAAAATGAGACGGAATGATGAATATATTTCTATTAAAAATGGTGTTATTGGACAGGAAACTACAGGGTCTGGAGGTTTTATGAAGGCATTGCGCACTATTCCTGTCATGCTCGATATCTGCAGGGATATTAAGGAACTTGCTCCGGATGCATGGCTATTAAACTTTACAAATCCTGCTGGTATCATAACTGAGGCTGTTTTAAAACACAGTGATGTTAAAGTGGTAGGCTTATGTAATAATCCGATTAATTTTTATAAAAAGTTTGCTAGGACGTATAACGTCGATATGAAAGATGTAAGCATTAATTTTACTGGAATAAATCATCTCATTTGGATAACGGATTTGTATGTCAAGGGGCGGTCGAAAATTGAAGATATATTAAAAGGTAAATCCGATAGTTATGAGGCAAAAAATATACCTTCATTTGGCTGGGAATCAGAATTTCTTCAGTCCCTAAGAGCTATACCATGCGGTTACCATAAATATTACTATCAAACCAATCAAGTATTAAAGGAACAGTTGAAACAATACAGGGGTAATGAGACACGTGCCGATCAAGTGCAAAAAGTAGAAAAGGAATTATTTGAAATCTATAAAAATCCGAACCTCAATGAGAAACCGGAAGCCCTAGAGCAAAGGGGAGGAGCCTACTATTCAGAAGCTGCAATAAACATAATTAAATCAATACATTTGGATACGAAGGAAATTCATACATTAAATGTTAGAAATAATGGGGCTATTTCCTGTTTACCAAATGACGTAAGTATTGAAGTCAACTGCGTAGTAGAAAGTCATCAAATTACTCCGCTTCAAGTGAAAGAAACCGCTCCTCAAATAAGAGGTCTTATGCAGGTTGTTAAGGCATATGAAGAGTTAACGGTAGAGGCAGCGGTAACTGGTAATAGAGGAACTGCACTGCAAGCACTGACATTACATCCATTAATACCATCGTTTGACAGAGCAAAAAAGATTTTTGATGAAATGCTAGAGGTAAACGAGCAATACCTACCTCTATTTAACTGTTAA
- a CDS encoding BglG family transcription antiterminator — MNSRWKEIIQILKTATEPMTSSQLSIDLQVSSKTVRNDIKELNLLLHKNNMQIESHRGKGYKLEIKDENRFNQFLQQYIQEVRKIIPDEPTERVTFLVERLLLESNYVKMEDLADELYVSRSTLQSDLKSVRYIFKLYDLSLDQRPNYGIKIIGNEAQIRFCISEYIFNQRPISIAENSDWISILSKNELNIIRNSILTQLRKHNIIISDISLQNLITHLAIACKRIRDNNQVEIAIEELDEIKENKEFAVAKEIMRDIESGLSVCFSVNEVFYLAIHLQGTKLINSDTEKERIKSVIDQEIVNLVKEMIKRIDEKYHFNLSGDDELLLHLSLHLKPAISRYKYQMNIRNPMLSEIKKQYPASFEAALIGIEVLNEKYNIFVNEHEIAYISLHIEAAQERLRKSTANINRCLIVCASGLGSAQLLSYKLKAKFEDTLDIIGTTEYYNLSNFPLNNISFVITTVPIKIDLPVPVIHIGTILGDNDVNKINRIISTDKSIIDQYLHERFTFLNQDFETPDQVIKFLGNKLIKAGTAGDDYIDSVMERERYSPTSFGNLVAIPHPLEPKTDFTFWSIVTLNNPIQWGEKLVQVVFLLNVNKAKENDLKAMFRSLVKLVDNRNLVHQLLDCKSYQQFLDRIGKL; from the coding sequence ATGAATTCCCGCTGGAAAGAAATCATACAAATTCTTAAGACAGCTACTGAACCTATGACAAGTTCCCAGTTGTCGATTGATTTGCAAGTAAGCTCAAAGACGGTTAGAAATGATATAAAAGAATTAAATTTGCTGTTACATAAAAACAATATGCAGATTGAGTCACATAGAGGTAAAGGTTATAAACTGGAAATTAAGGATGAGAACAGATTTAATCAATTCTTACAACAATACATCCAGGAAGTAAGAAAAATAATACCGGATGAACCTACTGAACGTGTCACGTTTCTAGTTGAAAGGCTATTACTTGAGTCAAATTATGTAAAGATGGAAGATCTAGCTGATGAACTTTATGTTAGTCGCTCTACCTTACAAAGTGATTTAAAGTCCGTTCGTTACATATTTAAGCTTTATGATTTATCGCTAGACCAAAGGCCAAATTACGGTATTAAAATTATCGGCAATGAGGCTCAAATTCGATTTTGTATATCTGAGTATATCTTTAATCAGAGACCTATCTCCATCGCGGAAAACTCTGATTGGATTTCGATCCTTTCCAAAAATGAGTTGAATATAATTAGAAATAGTATTTTAACTCAACTAAGAAAGCATAACATTATTATTTCGGATATTAGCCTGCAAAACTTAATTACTCATCTAGCTATTGCCTGTAAGCGGATACGAGACAATAATCAGGTGGAAATAGCTATAGAAGAGTTAGATGAAATAAAAGAAAATAAGGAATTCGCTGTAGCAAAAGAAATTATGAGGGACATTGAATCAGGTCTTAGTGTTTGTTTTTCTGTAAATGAAGTGTTTTATTTGGCAATTCATTTACAGGGAACAAAGCTGATAAATTCAGATACAGAAAAGGAAAGAATTAAATCAGTTATTGATCAGGAAATAGTTAATCTGGTTAAGGAAATGATTAAAAGAATAGATGAAAAATATCATTTCAACCTATCTGGTGACGATGAATTACTGCTTCATTTATCCTTACATTTAAAACCTGCAATTAGTCGTTATAAATATCAAATGAATATAAGAAATCCAATGCTGAGCGAAATAAAAAAGCAATATCCTGCTTCCTTTGAAGCCGCGTTAATTGGGATCGAAGTGCTAAATGAAAAATATAATATTTTCGTTAATGAACATGAAATTGCGTACATTTCCCTTCATATTGAGGCAGCTCAGGAAAGATTGAGAAAGTCGACTGCTAATATCAATCGGTGTCTGATTGTATGTGCATCTGGGTTAGGTAGTGCTCAATTATTATCATATAAATTAAAAGCTAAATTTGAAGACACCTTGGACATTATTGGAACTACGGAATATTATAACTTAAGTAATTTTCCACTTAATAATATTAGTTTTGTTATTACTACAGTTCCAATTAAAATAGATCTACCTGTTCCTGTGATACATATAGGAACTATACTTGGGGATAACGATGTAAACAAGATTAATAGGATCATATCAACGGATAAGTCCATTATAGATCAATATCTGCATGAGCGTTTCACTTTCTTAAATCAAGATTTTGAAACCCCTGATCAAGTGATTAAATTTTTGGGGAATAAACTGATAAAGGCAGGGACAGCCGGTGATGACTACATTGATTCTGTCATGGAAAGGGAGAGGTACTCACCAACAAGTTTTGGAAATTTAGTAGCTATTCCACATCCTCTCGAACCGAAAACCGATTTTACATTTTGGTCTATTGTAACATTAAATAACCCAATTCAATGGGGTGAAAAGCTTGTTCAAGTTGTTTTTCTTTTAAATGTAAACAAAGCTAAGGAAAATGATTTGAAGGCGATGTTTAGGTCATTGGTGAAGTTGGTTGACAACAGGAATCTTGTACATCAATTGTTGGACTGTAAATCATATCAGCAATTTTTAGATAGGATAGGGAAATTATAG
- a CDS encoding universal stress protein — MNHYKSIVLAVDGSKEAEYAFCKSIDVVKRNKDAKLNIVNVIETHSFEAYDRAIYEEAEQRSEELLNGYREQAEAKGIDKIRVLIEYGSPKNIIANDIAKKVQADLIICGAKGQNAIERFLIGSVSEAVVRSAECDVLVIRTPVLHAVK; from the coding sequence ATGAATCACTATAAGAGTATTGTATTAGCGGTAGATGGATCAAAAGAAGCTGAGTACGCATTTTGTAAGTCAATCGATGTTGTAAAACGAAATAAAGATGCTAAATTAAACATTGTAAATGTAATCGAAACCCATTCGTTTGAGGCCTATGATCGCGCAATTTATGAGGAAGCAGAGCAGCGGTCAGAAGAATTGTTAAATGGCTACAGGGAACAAGCTGAGGCTAAGGGGATTGATAAAATAAGAGTACTAATTGAATATGGCTCACCGAAAAATATCATCGCAAATGATATTGCCAAAAAAGTACAAGCAGATTTAATTATCTGCGGGGCTAAAGGACAAAATGCGATTGAACGGTTCTTGATTGGCTCCGTTTCGGAAGCAGTCGTACGTTCAGCGGAATGTGATGTATTAGTAATCCGTACACCTGTATTACATGCAGTTAAATAA
- a CDS encoding DHA2 family efflux MFS transporter permease subunit — MIALLVAGFVGLFSETALNIALGDLGQIFNVNATTIQWLATGYFLTLGILVPVTGILMQKFTTRQMFMVSILLSIIGTVLAAIAPVFSILLVGRIIQAAGLAINLPLTQNVIFTIFPANKRGAAMGVMGLVMLAGPALGPTIAGLILDTLSWHWIFWVTIPFLLFSFIFGFIYLPNVNEIRQVSIDKLSVILSTIGFGGIVYGVSVSGELGWTNATVMGTIIVGFIALIIFAVRQTKMDSPMLNLKAFTFPLFVLGVIMSFITFFNMLSMLVILPMYMQMALVIAAFTTGLVLLPGSLLNCVLAPTIGRLFDKYGPKAVITPGTILVAIAYGLYAQFGTETALWMIVVTHIIMMLGVGAVLASVQTNTLNSLPKQYYPDGIAITQTIQQVAGAIGIAVMVSVLAAKQNSYMANIANVPTEAAAMGSELVFQIGLGLAVVNVVLSFFIKKPE, encoded by the coding sequence ATGATTGCCTTGTTAGTAGCAGGGTTTGTCGGACTTTTCAGTGAGACAGCACTGAATATTGCCTTAGGGGATTTAGGGCAGATATTTAATGTGAACGCTACAACCATCCAATGGCTGGCAACAGGTTATTTCTTAACATTAGGTATTTTAGTGCCGGTAACAGGTATTTTGATGCAGAAATTTACAACACGCCAAATGTTTATGGTTTCCATCCTGTTATCCATTATCGGTACGGTCCTCGCAGCGATTGCACCTGTTTTTAGTATTTTATTGGTGGGGCGGATCATTCAGGCGGCAGGCTTAGCTATTAATTTACCTTTAACGCAAAATGTAATTTTTACCATTTTCCCTGCTAATAAACGAGGGGCCGCGATGGGGGTAATGGGCTTAGTTATGTTAGCTGGTCCCGCACTTGGGCCAACAATAGCCGGATTGATTTTAGATACATTATCTTGGCACTGGATCTTCTGGGTGACAATCCCTTTCTTACTATTCTCCTTTATTTTCGGTTTCATTTACTTGCCGAATGTTAATGAAATACGTCAGGTTTCCATAGATAAATTATCTGTAATTCTTTCAACGATTGGATTTGGCGGCATTGTATACGGAGTAAGTGTATCTGGTGAGCTTGGGTGGACAAATGCAACTGTTATGGGAACAATCATTGTTGGCTTTATCGCACTTATTATTTTTGCGGTTCGTCAAACGAAAATGGATAGTCCAATGCTGAATCTTAAGGCATTTACTTTCCCGCTTTTCGTTCTTGGAGTCATTATGAGTTTTATAACGTTCTTTAATATGTTGTCGATGCTTGTTATTTTACCAATGTATATGCAAATGGCCCTAGTCATCGCTGCGTTTACAACAGGTCTTGTCCTTCTGCCGGGCAGCTTACTCAACTGTGTGTTAGCTCCGACTATCGGACGTTTATTTGACAAATACGGTCCGAAAGCGGTTATTACACCAGGAACAATTTTAGTTGCAATTGCATATGGTTTATATGCCCAATTTGGTACTGAAACAGCATTATGGATGATTGTGGTAACCCATATTATTATGATGCTAGGAGTGGGGGCAGTACTTGCTTCTGTACAAACAAACACATTAAATTCGCTTCCAAAACAGTATTATCCAGATGGAATTGCAATCACGCAAACAATCCAACAAGTGGCTGGCGCAATTGGAATCGCAGTAATGGTTTCGGTATTAGCAGCAAAACAGAATAGTTACATGGCAAATATTGCGAATGTACCGACAGAGGCAGCAGCCATGGGATCTGAACTAGTATTTCAAATCGGTCTGGGGCTGGCAGTGGTGAATGTTGTTCTTTCTTTCTTCATCAAAAAACCCGAATAA
- a CDS encoding CarD family transcriptional regulator, translated as MFQIGDLIIYSAHGICRIDDICEKTVSGITRQYYVLHPEADQHQLTISTPVDNKKVVMLELIHEDEAYEILELFKYPGIKWNDNANLRFHIYSEVVNTGDRKDIAKVVNTLLRGKMEAALHDRKLHERDLKLLQTTKDTLFKELSISLDTSFEEINEIVIKVIRENKIS; from the coding sequence ATGTTTCAAATTGGAGATTTAATCATTTATTCCGCACATGGCATTTGCAGGATTGATGATATCTGTGAAAAAACCGTTTCCGGTATTACGAGACAGTATTATGTATTGCATCCTGAAGCAGATCAGCATCAATTAACCATAAGTACCCCAGTTGATAATAAGAAAGTTGTTATGCTTGAACTAATCCATGAAGATGAAGCTTATGAAATTCTTGAATTGTTTAAGTATCCGGGAATAAAATGGAATGATAATGCAAATTTACGTTTCCATATATACTCTGAGGTTGTTAATACTGGTGACCGGAAAGATATTGCAAAAGTTGTCAATACGCTGTTGCGAGGAAAAATGGAGGCTGCCCTTCATGATAGAAAACTTCACGAACGGGATCTGAAGCTGTTGCAAACCACAAAAGATACTTTATTTAAAGAATTGTCTATTTCATTGGACACCAGCTTTGAGGAAATTAATGAAATAGTAATTAAAGTAATCAGGGAGAATAAAATAAGTTAA
- a CDS encoding MarR family winged helix-turn-helix transcriptional regulator has product MNSNSELQNLDLIDLLSERHSLVRKISENDWNDQSNIYISNSEWYIMARVYKKQPTISYVTKNVEISRQAIHKFIKNLSAKGLVEINNVENNKKEKCIRLTALGEECYEKNEALKAKLENRIAEKIGVEQVKNLKSLLKLEWGIEQ; this is encoded by the coding sequence TTGAATTCAAACTCTGAATTACAAAATCTAGATCTAATCGATTTATTAAGTGAGCGTCACAGTTTAGTCCGAAAGATTTCGGAAAATGACTGGAATGATCAAAGTAATATTTATATTTCAAATTCAGAATGGTATATCATGGCCAGGGTTTATAAAAAGCAACCGACCATTTCGTATGTGACAAAAAATGTAGAGATTTCCCGGCAGGCGATACATAAGTTTATTAAAAACCTTTCCGCAAAAGGATTAGTAGAAATCAATAATGTAGAAAACAACAAAAAAGAGAAATGTATCCGCTTAACAGCTTTAGGTGAAGAATGCTACGAAAAAAACGAGGCACTAAAAGCCAAGCTTGAGAATAGAATTGCTGAAAAAATCGGTGTCGAACAAGTAAAAAACCTTAAAAGTCTATTAAAGTTAGAATGGGGAATCGAACAATAA